GGTTGCTAACCtacaaagcattttcttcttggaTTTCAGAACAGAGGCTTCTCAAAGAAGAGTCACACATTCCTGCctaaaatatttaggaaaatgtCTTCTCAATCAGCAAAAGAAAGGCCTGAAAGCTTGCAGTTTCCTTTCCTTGATGATGAAGATACCATCTCCACACTCAAAGAGtctaaaaccttttttattttaagaggcCTACCTGGCAGTGGGAAGTCCACTCTTGCCCAGGCTGTTCAAGACAGGTATAAAGATGCCTGCAAGGTCATTTCTGTCGATAGCTATAAAATTACGCCTGGAATAAGAAGCAGCGTTCCTGAAGAATACTCAAAAGTTGATGAGGATCTAGTTGACTATTGCAAACGAGATATCAGCATTATTGTTTTGGATGACACTCACCATGAAAGGGAACGGCTGGACCAACTCTTTGATATTGCTGACAAATACCGGTACAAAGTCATCTTTGCTGAGCCCAAAACCCCGTGGAGAATGGATTGCTCGCAGCTTAAGGAAAAGAATCAATGGAAACTGTCGGTGGAAGACCTGAAGAAGATGAAGCCAAGCTTGGAGAAGGAATTTCTACCCATGTATTTTGGGTGGTTTTTGAGCAAAAGAAGCTCTGAGAACCTGAGGAAGGCTGGCCAGCTCTTCTTAGATGAGCTTGGAAGTCTCAAAGCCTTCAAAAAGGAGAGTAAATATTGTATGTATAGAAGTATCTTATCAAGTTCTTACTTTGTTGATGAAACAAATGGGACAACTTTAGTCAGCTTCTAAAGTGACACTCTTAGTTAAAGTTTGCAACAGGGAAAACTGTTTAAAGATACTAATCCCAGTTTCCCATAGTCATCAAATTTGCTTTGGTAACTGAAAATCAACAGTTCTCCTTAAAAGCCTGTTTAGCTGtgaggctgcagggaggtggGTTAGGATGGCAGCAGCATTACTCTAGGCAGCTGAGCACCCCACTGGTTACTGGGACGGGCTGTGTAGAACAAATGCagagtcaaagaaaaaaaggaaaaccaagtgGTCTTGCCCCTTAAGGGACTTCTGCAACATCAGGTTTAAGATGAACCATGATGCTGTGCAGAAATTTGGCTTTTAATTACATCCACTGATAGTCTAGGTGGAAGAACTTCATGCATCCATCTAGTCCTTTTTAGCAGTAAGAAAGATGAAGCATGAAGGACAGCTTGGTGAAGAAAGCTGAGATGAGACAGAGGCTCAGGGGTAGCGTCGAGGGGTTGACTTTTTCATAGTAACATTGCTTACCtgtgttttcagttgcttttgctATTGAAGatcccaaaataaaaatagatctCACCAGCTACTTTGTGAAGAGACCACCTGGGGTCTTACACTGCACCACGAAATACACAGAGTTTGGAAAAGCACCTGGGGCTGAGGAATACGCACAGCAAGAAGTGAGTACTGTGGCTCCAGCTTTTCCCTGCTGGAGTCTCCCTTCCCAGCTGGGGATCCACATGCCTTGGGagtgggctgggggggcagctTTGCTCTCAGCTAGGAGGCAAACTGTAGAGAGAATAAGTATGCCTGTATGATAGAAAAGTGATAAGCATGGGGGAGATGGCAACTATTTCCTGTTAGTTTCCGAACTAAACATCTCCCCCCTCACTCTGActtccagcagcatccccaAAAGCTTAACTTGAATGATGGTAAATCATTCAACAGAAGTATTGATACTTCTAGCCACATTATTTCAAAGCGGGTGAGCACAAGAGTCCATTTGAATTTGGAATTTGTGAAGGAGAAAGATGTAACCAACCCTGAATTCACAGAGCAGGAACTTCAGGCCACGACCTCCTAGTCGACCACCATGTTTCAAACATGGCAAAGCAAGAGCTACCCCGGCCAGCCAGGACCCCGAGCTTGTGGCCAATAAAGCCAGCCACATTGCTGTAAATTCCACCTGTGTGGCGTTGGTTAAAGCTCTGTTCTGGACTTGTCTCCGTCTTTCTTCTCCCAGGCTGTGAAGGCTTCCTACGGCAAAGGCTTCACCTTGTCCATTTCTGCTCTGTTCATCACAACGAAAACTGTTGGTGCCCGTGTGGAGCTGAGcgaacagcagctgctgctgtggcctgGAGATGTCGATAAGCTCCTGTCCACTGACAACCTCCCGAAAGGCAGCCGGGCTCACATCACCCTCGGCTGTGCCAACGGTGTAGAAGCAGTCCAGACTGGGCTCGATCTGCTGGAGTTTGTGAAACTGGAAAAGGCAGGGAACAAAGGGGATGAAGTGGGGGAAATCGGAGGAGGGAAACTGCAGTATTTTGATAATGGTATGTGGATGCTTGTCCTTTCTAAAAAGATTGATGTGAGGGCGATATTCTCAGGTTActatggaaaaggaaaacttgtgCCTACGCAGAGCACCAACAAACGGGGCTCTGCTTTTAGTTCCTGCACCATCATCTAAGAGCATGGGCAGggtagctttcttttctttgttgtttttaaaaggcaagtAACTCAGTAACCTTTATAATTGTAAAGAGAAATAATTCTACCTTTACTAAAGTAAGCCCTTTTTGCCAACCCCAGTATGAAGTGTCTCTGGGGAGACAGTTTATTGGcctctggaagaaaacaaacaactcctGACTGACAAAGGAAAACTGTCAAATAACTGATGTCAGTAACTAAAGTGTTGCTGAGTGCTTTTAATGGAAGACTTTTGGAAAGAACGAGCTGTGGtgttctgcttgttttcttcctcagaggAAGATCTTCTATGGTCTTTTATAACTTCCCTATGAACCACAATCGTTAGATCTTTACATGCCAGCACTATATGATCAAGCAGTGGCAGACCAAAGCCTGTACATAACTGGTCTGAAGCCAAGTGAAGTGAACTGCATAATGCCTCTCCCAAACCAGAGGGACTAAAAGTCAGTAATTTCTGGTAGCTGAATTACTAGGTAAGAACCAGTAAGACCCAAGTATGGGTCACTTCTGTCAAGTGTGGCAGTTACCAATAATTTAGTCCATAAGAAGAGGATTTGCAACAGACATCAGGGTACCTAAAAGCCTTGCATGTTCTACCCCAATTCATGCTCAGGCTTCCTTCAAGTGCAGGGAAGAGATATGCTGGTgagcacaaaaaagaaaagcacattgCCAGATAATGtcttggagacagaaaaaaaaatgaaatcacagaagaggaaacaaatctCAGGAGATGCATTCAGTTCCTGTAACATGGCTCCAGTCTTTTCAGAGCACATGTAAGAGTGGGCAGGACCAAATACTGTCCAGTGCCCTTGTTTTGTAGGGAACAATCCTGCCTTGGCGGGGAGTGGAAGAGATGAACTAATgtcttttccatcttattttatAGAAACTAAAATCATGTCTGAAGTATAGAACTGTACTTCATGCAAGATTTTACTAGTTTTATCTAATGCACTTGAATGTTAAAAGTTAGGATGGAAGTAACATTGTAATTTAGGAAGTAAATGGAGGTATTGTAACTGCGTAACTTAAGTCTGCTCAAACCTAAACCATTGGCTGGAAAAAAGTTAATGATCAAGTACTTTTGTTATTAAGTCTGTTTTATTAAAGCTTATGTTTTTGCTCTTAGCCAGATTGTTTGTCAGTCAACAGTGGATATGTGGTCGCTACTTTACCATAACAAAAAGCTCAACTAATGGAGTCAGGTCAGGACAACAGTTTAAACTCATGCTAGGGCTCAGTGTTTGGTGAACTGCACAGTGTAGTTAATCCAGtattaataaatgtaaatacttACTGTGTTTGACATGCATGTGCTGGGTTCATATCTGTAAAGGAGCTGTCACATGGGCACAGCTTACCTGTAGCTGTGCGCACTCAAACCTGTATTGCTCAGGAAGCCCAGCTCAGCCTGTGCAAGAAGCATTTCTCCTCcgaacatttaaaacaaaagcaaggagTGCTTTGGGCTAATCTGATAAACACTCCCCATGTTTCCTAGCAAGGCAAAATAGTTCCTGCTGTTTCAAAAAGATGGAATGCCTGTAATCCCCCCTTACCTTCAAGGGATAAACAGTTGGCTAGCTTCTGCACCAGGAGAGTTGCGAGTGCCATGTGAGAAGTCTCATGCGGTTTTGTTCCAtcaaaactataaaaaaaatttaacagcATCTGCCCAGGACAGCTCTTGAGAGCATGCTGAGCCACCTCTCCCTCCAGTGCTCTGGTAACACAACCCAACACTCCAGATCACATCCAGCACTGAAATGCACAGCTGGAGTATCTTGTTTATTTGCCTGTTCAAGAACAACAGTGAGACTGTCGTCATTTAAGTTTTTATTAGTTTGTACATCATATACAGTTTATAATAAAGTAAACCAATTGCATATGGTTTTGCTTCAGTCTGTGATATTCTTCATATAAACACATCATTATGAATTATGCCTAATGAAGTAAACaacaaatattcacatttttacCATTCACATCCTAGAAAGGTAAGGGTCCAAAGAGGGACAGTGTTCATACCAATGTGAAGCCTGCCTTAGAGAGGATGACGTGTTTGGCAAAGCGATCTGGATATTGATTGCTCCATGCAAGACTCCTTTCCTCCCACGGGAAAGGTAAGATATTTACACTGAGGTAAAcattcagaatttcatttcagataaataCTGCAGCACAGGGTCTACTGTCCTCTCCAAGTCGGCTTCACATCAGGGTCCGGTTGTCTGACTACTCCTTAACGTCTTTACAACAAAGCAGATATGCATGCAATGAAGGTGCTCGGTTTGCTGTTTTGCGCTCAACCCCCCACCATTGCTTCACGCgattttctcttttgaagaaCGAGTTTTTAAGTGAAAGCAGGGACTAAGATGGAGTAAGCAACGTAAGATTGGCTATGCAAGAACTGCAGGCAAACTGCAGAGCCAGCCAAGAGGCAGCGTCCAAGCTCTCCCCAAGTACTACACTCCCGAGCCACCCCTGAACGCGCCAGCTCTAACTCAGTAACACTGCTTTGCAGACTGTGCCTCATCTCGGCACCCTAACTCACAACTCACACGAGAGCTTTCCATCCGAGGTCAGATCTTCTAGAGAGAAGACGTGCCTAGCACTGCTctaagaagaaaggaaaaccctGTCCCTGACTGCAGGACTGGGGACAGCCGGGGCAAGCTGAGGAAGGCCGAAGCATTTCGCATCATCTTCCCACGGCAGGCACAGGTCCTGCTGCCCTGGTGAGCAACAGGGAATTCTCCAGATTTCGGCAGCTGCTGCGTGCGAACGGCctctgggggaaaggagggtCACAGAACTGCTACGGCTGAGTTTGTCACCTTTCAGACCTAGTTATAGCACGGCTATAACAATGCGATGGAGCTCAGCACTACTTGGAGAGGCTCAAGTAGGTGCAATCCACAAGCTGTCCTTTTCCCtaaggaaggggaggggagggtaCAAGGCACAAATTTAAACGGGATGAAAGCCATCCACTTGAAGATAAGCAAACATCTTTAGTTAGTAAGCTGAGGAAGTGAGTTTGAAGGAATAAGCAAGCCACTGCATGGTCCAAATGCTTTGGTCATTCAAGTAGTTGAAGACTGATTTGGCCGAGCGCAGCCACCCGACGCGAGGCTGGCTCAGAGGCCAGAGCTCGCAGGCGGCAGTTTCCGTATCGGAAACAACACAACAGCACGGGTGCTTTCACTCTATATCCCAGTCAGATACAGAAAGCTCCGAGGGACTTACAATATTCCACCGCTAATTAATACTGTTGTCCCTAAACCATTCTTCCCCATCCAGCTGGCATTAATGCAAGTATTTACAAAACAGTCAGAAGCCTTTAGAGCACAGGATCCAGCTTTATAGCAACATTTCCAAGTTCACAAAAAATCATGTACTTTCCTATGTATATGTATAGCAGAAACAATTAGAAAAGCCTGTCAAAATGGGCAGCCAGAAGCATCTTAATGGTCTTTACAGCTGATTTCAAGTCCAGGTTCAGCGAGTCTGGAAAGGACTTGCAACACTCCCTGCAAAAGGTGGAGCTGAAACAGCATCAGATTTGGAAAGTAAATccacacaagaaacaaacaaaaacacaccaggCTTTGTTGTCTAGAGGTCAGATCATTGTACATGCAAGTATCTCCCAAACACTAACATTACcgacacatttttttcatttttcaagcatgaaactgcttccattttaatttgaatgcaGCTGCACTTCGAaaccagccccacagcagctcaGACACCATAAGATCATGGtggagacagagaaataaaggGAGGGTAAGTGTCCAACACTCCTCATCTGCCTGTTAATGCTCCAGTCATAGCCTCGCCCAGCCTCACTTTACACAGCTTAGCCCGCCGAGGGACTCCTCATGCACATGTTTTTCTTGTACTTTACATCTTTCATCAACAACAATTGCGCTGTCAGTTATTGAGCTGCTCCATAGCCATCACGTTCATCTCACCTCAAAGACCCTCCCTTCAGCACCGACCTGGCCTGCCTTTCAGCCACATCACCTCTGCCACCCCTGGGGTAATTCCCATCAGCGGGCACTCTTACAGCACCAACTGTTCCCTTCCCAAAACACTACGCAGGAGCCCGAGGCCCGAGGGGCAGAcgcacaaaacaaagcaaaagcagctgcaCTGCAGGCGATGGGAGCGCGGCTGCTTGCCGGGCAGGTCAGGGAACAGCCCCTGCACATGGGAAAGTCTGGGGGCACCTTTTAGTATGCTTTGATGTTGATTAAGGCTCTTCCTGTAAGGCCAAAAACCTTTCAGCAACTATGAGGGCCGACCTCCACGAAGCCCCTTCCTCATTAAAGGGGGGGGCTTTGCCATCAGCTTCTTGCACGTGCCACGTTCCCGTGGTGCCCCCCAGTCTCCAAAGGGAAGAGCTCACTGCTAAGTCAGGCTCGACTCGCACACATCCCCCTGTGCTTGCGTTTCACGGCTATCACCTACGTTAGCTCTCCATCACTctagaaaaagcagaagcataATATCATTTTAAGGTATTTATTAATTATCTCTGTGGCAAGTTCCTATACCTGGTAGTCGCTATCGAGCCAAAGAAAACCAGGGAGGTCTGCAAATGGTAGCAGCTGGAAAAATGGCACCAAGGTTCCCTGTGGCTATGCACAAACCACAACCCACGACACGTTCTGTAACTACCAGGTATGAAAGGCAACATTTCCAGCAGTGCACATCCatgcagatttttctgaaacaaacacagTCCCGCATCTCCCAGCTGTGCTCGGACAAGACAGAGGCTACAACTCTGGCACACCTCTACCTCCATGCTCTGCTGCCGTCCTGAGGTAAGGGGATAGTCACTGAACGCCCGTCAGACCCCAAAGCACTGTGCAAAAGTGAGCATGTGTTTGCCTTCAGTTTTAATCACACAACAGCACTCCTTGGAAAAGTCTTGGCACTCACCATGTTAATATTAAACTACTTTAAATCATGCATTCAGGTACAGTTTCATAAATATCTGTTGTACACGTTTCCTCTCTCAGAAAAGCCATTCCATTTCCGTCCTCCAAGGAATGGTCTCATTCACAACCTGGAGAGAAGAAAGCCTGTCATACTcaactggggggggggaggcagaaataatagtaataaaaaccACACTGACAAACGCAGTACACATCTCTGCATGGTGACAGAAGACTGAGAAAAGTCCAAACTGTACAGTAATTATCGACACACACAGGACGACACATTATGAATCCGGAATGCCACACTAAAATAACTCCTGTAAACTCTGATTTACAAGTGCCATGAGAACTGGAGAAGTCTCAATGTGCATAGACCAGGATTTTAGTTCCCCAGATATTTACCGTTCCAGAGCCTGAAAAATGCTAGGACCTTATTTTGCTCTCAGTGCAATCCGGGTGAGTCCATCACATTAC
The sequence above is drawn from the Cygnus olor isolate bCygOlo1 chromosome 25, bCygOlo1.pri.v2, whole genome shotgun sequence genome and encodes:
- the LOC121059712 gene encoding 2',3'-cyclic-nucleotide 3'-phosphodiesterase isoform X1; this encodes MNRGFSKKSHTFLPKIFRKMSSQSAKERPESLQFPFLDDEDTISTLKESKTFFILRGLPGSGKSTLAQAVQDRYKDACKVISVDSYKITPGIRSSVPEEYSKVDEDLVDYCKRDISIIVLDDTHHERERLDQLFDIADKYRYKVIFAEPKTPWRMDCSQLKEKNQWKLSVEDLKKMKPSLEKEFLPMYFGWFLSKRSSENLRKAGQLFLDELGSLKAFKKESKYFAFAIEDPKIKIDLTSYFVKRPPGVLHCTTKYTEFGKAPGAEEYAQQEAVKASYGKGFTLSISALFITTKTVGARVELSEQQLLLWPGDVDKLLSTDNLPKGSRAHITLGCANGVEAVQTGLDLLEFVKLEKAGNKGDEVGEIGGGKLQYFDNGMWMLVLSKKIDVRAIFSGYYGKGKLVPTQSTNKRGSAFSSCTII
- the LOC121059712 gene encoding 2',3'-cyclic-nucleotide 3'-phosphodiesterase isoform X2 — its product is MSSQSAKERPESLQFPFLDDEDTISTLKESKTFFILRGLPGSGKSTLAQAVQDRYKDACKVISVDSYKITPGIRSSVPEEYSKVDEDLVDYCKRDISIIVLDDTHHERERLDQLFDIADKYRYKVIFAEPKTPWRMDCSQLKEKNQWKLSVEDLKKMKPSLEKEFLPMYFGWFLSKRSSENLRKAGQLFLDELGSLKAFKKESKYFAFAIEDPKIKIDLTSYFVKRPPGVLHCTTKYTEFGKAPGAEEYAQQEAVKASYGKGFTLSISALFITTKTVGARVELSEQQLLLWPGDVDKLLSTDNLPKGSRAHITLGCANGVEAVQTGLDLLEFVKLEKAGNKGDEVGEIGGGKLQYFDNGMWMLVLSKKIDVRAIFSGYYGKGKLVPTQSTNKRGSAFSSCTII